One genomic window of Thermodesulfovibrionales bacterium includes the following:
- a CDS encoding HEAT repeat domain-containing protein has translation MEEIQGLLKGLSSADWWARNDAIKSLLAYPEKAYLPFLEEALRDHEDAARRNAAMEFFTALGARALTSLLGLLKDDDPEV, from the coding sequence ATGGAGGAGATTCAAGGCCTACTGAAAGGATTGAGCAGTGCTGATTGGTGGGCAAGAAATGATGCGATAAAGTCTCTTCTTGCCTACCCTGAAAAGGCGTATCTCCCCTTTCTTGAAGAGGCCTTGAGAGACCATGAGGATGCGGCCCGGAGAAATGCGGCTATGGAGTTTTTTACGGCTCTCGGGGCGAGGGCCCTGACGTCCCTTCTCGGCCTGCTCAAGGATGACGACCCGGAAGT